One Polynucleobacter sp. MG-5-Ahmo-C2 genomic window carries:
- the aroA gene encoding 3-phosphoshikimate 1-carboxyvinyltransferase → MGHLPSTQIGPFKRAQGSIVLPGSKSISNRVLLLAALSSGTTTLKNLLDADDTQVMRNALRQLGLSVTDQADKVCVVDGYGARFPVRQADLFMGNAGTAIRPLTAALAMQGGDYRLSGVARMHERPIRDLVDGLRQVGAKIEYELQEGYPPIQILAADIQIKDVVKVRGDVSSQFLTALLMALPLVAEQAVRIEVIGELISRPYIDITLKLMARFGVHVACPDGQSFVIPAKTSDAVYKSPGQLSVEGDASSASYFLALGAIGVGPVRVLGVGNDSIQGDVAFADALALMGANITAGEDWIEVSGVKNANGKLNGITLDCTEIPDAAMTLAIAALFAEGPTRLNNIASWRVKETDRIAAMATELRKVGATVEEGADYIVITAPSLGDWKSPAEGIDTYDDHRMAMCFSLVAFGPQSLTINDPNCVAKTFPSYFAEFAKVVN, encoded by the coding sequence ATGGGCCATTTACCTAGTACTCAGATTGGACCATTCAAGCGAGCTCAGGGCTCGATTGTGTTGCCTGGGTCCAAGAGCATCTCCAATCGTGTATTGCTTCTGGCAGCACTATCTTCTGGCACTACTACGCTCAAGAATTTACTTGATGCTGATGACACTCAAGTGATGCGGAATGCTTTGCGTCAGTTAGGCCTGTCTGTAACTGATCAAGCTGACAAAGTTTGCGTAGTTGATGGTTATGGCGCTCGCTTCCCCGTGCGCCAAGCAGATCTCTTCATGGGTAATGCCGGTACTGCGATTCGTCCACTGACAGCGGCACTCGCAATGCAGGGTGGAGACTATCGTTTATCCGGTGTAGCTCGAATGCACGAAAGGCCGATTCGTGATTTAGTTGATGGCTTGCGTCAAGTAGGCGCCAAGATTGAATATGAATTACAGGAAGGTTATCCACCGATTCAGATTTTGGCGGCAGATATTCAGATTAAAGATGTTGTAAAGGTGCGTGGTGATGTATCCAGCCAGTTCTTGACTGCTTTGTTAATGGCTTTGCCGCTTGTTGCGGAACAAGCCGTTCGTATTGAGGTGATTGGCGAACTGATTTCTCGCCCATATATCGATATCACTCTGAAATTGATGGCACGTTTTGGCGTGCATGTCGCTTGCCCTGATGGCCAGTCGTTTGTCATACCAGCCAAAACATCGGACGCTGTTTACAAGAGCCCTGGTCAGCTATCGGTTGAAGGCGATGCCTCTTCTGCCTCTTACTTTTTAGCACTGGGTGCTATTGGTGTTGGTCCTGTAAGAGTGCTGGGTGTTGGCAATGACAGTATTCAGGGTGACGTAGCATTTGCTGATGCGCTTGCCTTGATGGGTGCCAATATCACTGCTGGGGAAGATTGGATTGAAGTTTCTGGTGTGAAGAATGCGAATGGAAAGTTGAATGGCATCACACTGGATTGCACTGAGATTCCAGATGCGGCAATGACGCTTGCTATTGCAGCGTTGTTTGCTGAGGGCCCAACACGATTGAATAATATTGCCAGTTGGCGAGTGAAGGAAACCGATCGCATCGCGGCGATGGCAACAGAATTAAGAAAAGTGGGTGCGACTGTTGAAGAGGGTGCCGACTATATTGTTATCACTGCTCCATCCCTGGGTGACTGGAAGTCGCCAGCCGAAGGTATTGATACTTACGATGACCATCGTATGGCCATGTGCTTTTCTCTCGTAGCATTTGGTCCTCAATCTCTGACAATCAATGATCCTAATTGCGTCGCTAAAACTTTCCCAAGCTACTTTGCAGAATTTGCGAAGGTAGTTAATTAA
- a CDS encoding prephenate dehydrogenase/arogenate dehydrogenase family protein, whose protein sequence is MVIINPSSNFGTVTIVGVGLIGASLGLALKQAGVVTKVLGVGRSKENLDQAQKMGAIDGVVDLVEAAKQSDLIVLCMPVAQMRIAFEALEPHLESRTMITDAGSTKGDVILAAKEVLGKKACQFVPAHPIAGGAQHGASAARADLFEGKQTIVCPLQENSPEDTALIVGFWESVGSVVKKIGSVQHDAIYAAVSHLPHLLSYALMANVVNSEDADQKLDHVGAGFRDFTRIAASSPEMWRDICLGNPTAILKELDQYLLIVNHMRKLVAEGDGAGLEKLFNKASKARQDLDGA, encoded by the coding sequence ATGGTCATCATTAATCCTTCAAGTAATTTCGGCACTGTCACCATTGTGGGTGTTGGCTTGATTGGCGCATCTTTGGGTTTAGCGCTGAAACAAGCTGGTGTAGTTACTAAGGTGCTTGGCGTTGGTCGTAGCAAAGAAAATTTAGATCAAGCACAAAAGATGGGTGCGATTGATGGGGTAGTCGATTTAGTGGAAGCAGCCAAGCAATCAGACCTGATTGTGTTATGCATGCCAGTTGCACAAATGCGAATAGCATTTGAAGCTCTAGAGCCGCATCTTGAGTCTCGCACCATGATTACTGATGCTGGGAGTACTAAGGGTGATGTGATCTTGGCTGCGAAAGAAGTATTGGGTAAAAAGGCATGTCAGTTTGTGCCAGCCCACCCAATTGCTGGTGGCGCACAACATGGCGCTAGCGCTGCAAGGGCTGACTTATTTGAAGGCAAGCAAACGATTGTGTGTCCATTGCAAGAGAACTCTCCTGAGGATACTGCCTTGATTGTCGGCTTCTGGGAGTCAGTTGGTTCGGTAGTAAAAAAGATTGGTAGCGTGCAGCACGATGCAATTTATGCGGCTGTCTCCCACCTGCCACACCTTCTTTCTTACGCCTTAATGGCGAACGTTGTGAACTCGGAAGATGCTGATCAAAAATTAGATCATGTGGGTGCTGGATTTAGGGACTTCACCCGTATCGCTGCCTCTAGTCCAGAAATGTGGCGTGATATTTGCTTGGGTAACCCTACTGCGATATTGAAAGAGTTGGATCAGTATTTATTAATCGTCAATCACATGCGCAAATTGGTTGCCGAAGGTGATGGTGCAGGCTTGGAGAAGCTATTTAACAAGGCCAGTAAAGCGCGTCAAGATTTGGATGGGGCCTGA
- the hisC gene encoding histidinol-phosphate transaminase, which produces MTSKIGLKHIHAIAPYVGGRPISEVAREYGLDESKIVKLASNENPLGMPKSAQEAMLKAASDLGRYPDSNGFELKNVLSERLGVPSDWITLGNGSNDILELAARAVAQAGDEVFFSKHAFAVYPLATQAVGAKAVEVAATESYGHDLPAMLSAIQAAGDKAKLAFIANPNNPTGSYLSAKEIEDFLQAVPSHVVVVLDEAYNEYLSPEQRYDAIAWVKRFPNMILSRSFSKAYGLAGLRIGYGVAQPHLTDLLNRIRQPFNVNSLAQAAAIAAFQDKVFLQEGYELNRAGYEQLTNAFEQLNLTYLSSAGNFVLVRVGQDDQAGARINLELLKRGIIVRPVGNYGLPQWLRISIGLPQENAAFIDALTAILAK; this is translated from the coding sequence ATGACTTCCAAGATTGGTCTAAAACACATTCATGCGATTGCGCCCTATGTTGGTGGGCGACCTATTAGTGAAGTTGCGCGTGAGTATGGTTTGGATGAAAGCAAGATTGTGAAGCTGGCTTCCAATGAGAATCCATTGGGAATGCCCAAGTCTGCGCAAGAGGCCATGCTGAAGGCTGCTAGCGATTTGGGCCGCTATCCAGACTCCAATGGTTTTGAATTAAAGAATGTATTGTCTGAGCGCTTGGGGGTCCCAAGTGATTGGATTACGTTGGGCAATGGCAGTAATGACATCTTAGAATTGGCGGCACGCGCAGTTGCACAAGCAGGCGATGAAGTATTTTTCTCTAAACATGCATTTGCTGTTTATCCCCTGGCAACCCAAGCGGTGGGGGCTAAAGCAGTTGAGGTTGCTGCTACAGAGAGTTATGGCCATGACTTGCCAGCAATGCTTTCTGCGATTCAAGCGGCTGGAGATAAAGCAAAGTTGGCATTCATTGCCAACCCAAACAATCCAACTGGCAGCTATCTCAGCGCAAAAGAGATTGAAGATTTCTTGCAGGCTGTGCCATCACATGTCGTTGTTGTGCTTGACGAGGCCTATAACGAATATCTCAGCCCAGAGCAGCGCTATGACGCGATTGCCTGGGTGAAGCGTTTTCCCAATATGATTTTGTCCCGTAGCTTTTCAAAAGCGTATGGATTAGCTGGCTTGCGAATTGGTTATGGCGTTGCGCAACCCCACCTAACCGATTTGCTGAATCGTATTCGTCAACCGTTTAACGTGAACAGTCTTGCCCAAGCCGCTGCCATTGCAGCGTTTCAAGACAAAGTATTTTTGCAAGAAGGGTATGAGCTCAATCGGGCTGGTTACGAACAGCTGACCAACGCTTTCGAACAATTGAATCTCACTTATTTATCATCCGCAGGAAATTTTGTCTTGGTGAGAGTGGGTCAAGATGATCAGGCGGGTGCACGTATTAATCTGGAGTTACTTAAACGCGGCATCATTGTGCGCCCTGTTGGTAATTACGGCTTGCCGCAATGGTTGCGCATCTCGATTGGTTTGCCACAAGAGAATGCGGCTTTTATTGACGCACTCACAGCAATCCTGGCGAAATAA
- the pheA gene encoding prephenate dehydratase: MSTEEQRLAPLREKIDALDAEILDLLTQRAKAAQEVGHIKGGFSSPVFRPERERQVVARLQEINSGPLLPDGIAAIWREVMSACRALEARQTIAYLGPAGTFSEQAAQTYFGHSIAGLPCASLDEVFKSVEKGAAQFGVVPVENSSEGAISRTLDLLLDSSMQISGEVVLAIRHHLLTKSGSLDGVKTVCAHAQALAQCQQWLSLHAPNLKRQAVSSNAEAARLAANDPTLAAIAGDPAQETYGLQAVAAQIQDDPHNRTRFVVVGAYECQPTGKDQTSLVLSVDNQPGAVHRLLAPLAKHGVSMNRFESRPARKGTWEYHFYIDIAGHAQDTKVVKALEELKEIAAFYKNLGSYPHSA; the protein is encoded by the coding sequence ATGAGTACTGAAGAGCAGCGCTTAGCTCCCCTGCGAGAAAAAATCGATGCATTAGATGCAGAGATTTTGGATTTACTGACGCAGCGTGCTAAAGCAGCGCAAGAAGTTGGTCACATCAAAGGTGGCTTCTCGTCTCCAGTGTTTCGTCCTGAGCGTGAGCGTCAGGTCGTCGCTCGTCTTCAGGAAATCAACTCTGGACCTTTATTGCCTGATGGTATCGCAGCGATTTGGCGCGAGGTCATGTCTGCCTGCAGAGCCTTAGAAGCTCGTCAAACGATTGCGTATCTCGGACCTGCCGGCACTTTCTCTGAACAGGCTGCCCAAACTTACTTCGGCCACTCAATTGCTGGGCTGCCTTGTGCAAGTTTGGATGAAGTCTTTAAATCGGTAGAGAAGGGTGCCGCACAGTTTGGCGTTGTGCCTGTTGAAAATTCTAGCGAAGGCGCTATCTCACGTACATTGGATTTGCTTTTAGATTCTTCCATGCAGATTAGCGGCGAAGTTGTGCTAGCAATTCGCCATCATCTCCTAACGAAAAGTGGTAGCTTGGATGGTGTAAAAACAGTTTGTGCTCACGCGCAAGCACTGGCGCAGTGCCAACAATGGTTGAGCCTGCATGCTCCCAACTTAAAGCGCCAAGCAGTCAGTAGTAATGCTGAGGCTGCTCGCTTGGCTGCCAATGATCCTACTTTGGCTGCGATTGCCGGTGATCCTGCGCAAGAGACTTATGGCTTGCAAGCAGTTGCTGCCCAGATTCAGGATGATCCGCATAATCGCACTCGCTTTGTCGTAGTTGGCGCTTATGAGTGCCAGCCAACCGGTAAAGATCAAACTTCTTTAGTCTTATCGGTTGATAATCAGCCCGGCGCTGTGCATCGCTTGCTTGCCCCTTTGGCAAAGCATGGGGTGTCGATGAACCGTTTTGAGTCTCGTCCTGCGCGCAAAGGCACTTGGGAATATCACTTCTATATTGATATTGCTGGCCACGCGCAAGATACCAAAGTAGTAAAGGCTTTAGAGGAATTAAAAGAAATTGCAGCTTTTTATAAGAACCTGGGTTCTTATCCTCACTCAGCTTAA
- the serC gene encoding 3-phosphoserine/phosphohydroxythreonine transaminase — translation MSFDRRIFNFAAGPATLPEEVLKQAADEMLNWRGLGTSVMEISHRSKEFMEVYEEAVQDLRGLMNIPSNYEVLLLQGGGLGQNAAIPMNLMPLAKNGPKADYIVTGVWSEKSYKEAQKYGVANLAASSAAEKFNTIPPRSDWKLSNDAAYVLYCANETIGGVEFADVPDVGKVPLVADISSNILSKEMDVTKCGVWFGGAQKNIGPSGVTIVIVRKDLLGHCMGITPLIWDWSIQAGTQSMINTPPTFSIYMAGLGFKWLLKQGGVKVIEKRNQEKADLLYQFLDQSSLFENRVAKHCRSRMNVTFFLKDESLNAEFLAQSHAAGLVALRGHKAAGGMRASIYNAMPLEGVKALIEFMRDFERRA, via the coding sequence ATGAGTTTTGACCGCCGCATTTTTAATTTCGCTGCGGGGCCCGCCACTTTGCCTGAAGAGGTGTTGAAGCAGGCGGCCGATGAAATGCTGAATTGGCGTGGACTTGGTACCAGCGTGATGGAGATTAGCCATCGGAGTAAAGAGTTCATGGAGGTGTATGAAGAGGCGGTGCAGGATCTGCGCGGCCTGATGAATATTCCGAGTAACTATGAAGTTTTACTCTTGCAAGGCGGGGGTCTCGGACAAAATGCAGCTATCCCAATGAATCTGATGCCTTTGGCCAAGAATGGCCCTAAGGCGGATTACATCGTTACTGGCGTGTGGTCAGAAAAATCCTATAAAGAAGCTCAGAAGTACGGTGTAGCTAATTTAGCGGCATCCTCTGCAGCAGAAAAATTCAATACCATTCCCCCAAGAAGTGACTGGAAGTTGTCGAATGACGCTGCTTATGTTCTCTACTGCGCTAATGAAACTATTGGTGGCGTGGAGTTTGCGGATGTACCAGATGTTGGTAAAGTTCCTCTGGTTGCAGATATCTCTAGCAATATCCTATCTAAAGAGATGGACGTCACAAAGTGTGGTGTCTGGTTCGGTGGCGCGCAGAAAAACATTGGCCCATCAGGTGTCACGATTGTGATTGTCCGGAAAGACTTGCTGGGTCATTGCATGGGGATCACCCCGTTAATTTGGGACTGGTCTATTCAGGCTGGCACACAATCCATGATTAATACACCACCGACTTTCTCGATTTATATGGCAGGTTTAGGATTTAAGTGGCTTCTCAAGCAGGGTGGTGTTAAGGTTATTGAAAAGCGTAACCAAGAAAAAGCCGACTTGCTCTATCAGTTTTTGGATCAAAGCAGCCTGTTTGAGAACCGCGTTGCAAAACATTGCCGCTCTCGTATGAATGTGACTTTCTTCCTAAAAGATGAGTCTTTGAATGCGGAGTTTTTGGCGCAATCTCATGCTGCGGGTTTAGTTGCTTTACGCGGTCATAAAGCTGCAGGTGGTATGCGTGCAAGTATTTACAACGCAATGCCGCTAGAAGGCGTTAAAGCTTTAATTGAATTTATGCGTGATTTTGAAAGGCGGGCTTAA
- the gyrA gene encoding DNA gyrase subunit A, whose amino-acid sequence MEQAAKETLPISLEDEMRRSYLDYAMSVIVGRALPDVRDGLKPVHRRVLFAMYELNNDWNRAYKKSARIVGDVIGKYHPHGDSAVYDTIVRMAQDFSLRYMLVDGQGNFGSVDGDNAAAMRYTEIRLRKIAHELLADLDKETVDFGPNYDGSEKEPLILPAKVPNLLINGSSGIAVGMATNIPPHNLDEVVTACLHVLHNPECTIDELIEIIPAPDFPTAGIIYGVQGVREGYRTGRGRVVMRAKTHFEDIDKGARQAIIVDELPYQVNKKNLLERIAELVNEKKVEGISDLRDESDKSGMRVVIELKRGEVPEVVLNNLYKSTQLQDNFGMNMVALVDNQPRLLNLKQMLEYFLQHRREVVTRRTIFELRKARERGHVLEGLAVALANIDEFIAIIKAAANPVVAKQELMGKAWDSSMVREMLARAETDTPGGRNAYRPEGLLPEYGMQTTGLYRLSDSQAQEILQMRLQRLTGLEQDKIVNEYKEVMAEISDLLDLLSKPERVTQVIESELKEVQAEFGKAGGDSGRRSFIEMNATELFTEDLITPQDMVVTLSHTGYMKSQPLSEYRAQKRGGRGKQAAATKDEDWIDTLFVANTHDAILCFSDRGRMYWLKVWEVPQGSRTSRGKPIVNMFPLIEGEKITVILPIKGYQDDQYVFMATSLGTVKKTRLSDFSNPRKAGIIAVDLNENDFLVGAAITDGQHDVMLFSDAGKAVRFDENDVRPMGRTARGVRGMNLGEGHQVIAMLVAPAEAAEGAEAAVVDANGVAIPNSVLTATENGYGKRTPITEYTRHGRGTKGMIAIQTSERNGKVVAAALVSPEDQIMLITTGGVLVRTRVSEIREMGRATQGVTLINVDEGTRLSGLQRIAESDSDDEGDEAEEGEISADPSTDAAGDA is encoded by the coding sequence ATGGAACAAGCCGCTAAAGAAACACTACCAATATCCCTTGAAGACGAAATGCGGCGGTCCTATTTGGACTACGCTATGAGCGTCATCGTCGGCAGAGCCCTGCCAGACGTACGTGACGGCCTCAAACCGGTTCACCGCCGGGTCTTATTTGCGATGTATGAATTAAACAACGATTGGAACCGCGCTTACAAAAAATCTGCCCGTATAGTTGGCGATGTAATCGGTAAATACCATCCACATGGCGATTCTGCGGTGTATGACACCATTGTTCGAATGGCCCAGGATTTCTCTCTGCGCTATATGCTGGTTGACGGACAGGGTAACTTTGGCTCTGTGGACGGCGATAACGCTGCTGCGATGCGGTATACCGAGATTCGCCTCCGCAAGATTGCCCATGAGCTTTTGGCCGATTTGGACAAGGAAACGGTCGATTTTGGGCCAAATTACGACGGTAGCGAGAAAGAACCCCTGATTCTGCCTGCCAAAGTGCCGAATTTGCTAATTAATGGTAGCTCGGGCATCGCTGTGGGCATGGCCACCAATATCCCTCCCCATAACCTGGATGAGGTGGTTACAGCCTGTTTACACGTCTTGCACAACCCAGAATGCACGATTGACGAGCTGATTGAGATCATCCCAGCCCCCGATTTCCCGACTGCCGGCATCATTTACGGTGTTCAAGGGGTTCGCGAAGGCTATAGAACTGGTCGTGGTCGTGTAGTGATGCGAGCCAAGACCCACTTTGAAGATATCGATAAGGGTGCACGTCAGGCCATCATCGTTGATGAGTTGCCATACCAGGTAAATAAAAAGAACTTGCTCGAGCGTATTGCTGAGTTAGTAAATGAGAAAAAAGTTGAGGGTATTTCTGATTTGCGTGATGAATCAGATAAATCCGGTATGCGTGTTGTGATTGAGTTAAAGCGCGGTGAAGTGCCTGAAGTCGTTCTCAATAATTTATATAAGAGCACTCAATTACAAGATAACTTTGGCATGAACATGGTGGCATTAGTAGATAACCAACCACGCTTGCTCAACTTGAAGCAAATGCTGGAGTACTTCTTACAGCATCGCCGTGAAGTGGTGACGCGTCGTACCATTTTTGAACTGCGTAAAGCGCGTGAGCGTGGTCACGTCTTAGAAGGTCTCGCTGTTGCATTGGCAAACATTGATGAGTTCATTGCCATTATTAAAGCAGCCGCAAATCCAGTAGTTGCCAAGCAAGAGTTGATGGGTAAAGCATGGGATTCTTCGATGGTGCGTGAGATGTTGGCACGCGCCGAGACGGATACGCCAGGTGGTCGCAATGCCTATCGCCCTGAAGGGTTGTTGCCTGAGTACGGCATGCAGACTACGGGTTTGTATCGCCTCTCTGATAGCCAAGCGCAAGAAATTTTGCAGATGCGTCTGCAACGTTTGACAGGTCTTGAGCAAGACAAGATTGTTAATGAGTACAAAGAAGTGATGGCAGAGATTTCTGACTTGTTAGATTTGTTGTCAAAGCCAGAGCGTGTTACTCAAGTCATCGAAAGCGAACTTAAAGAAGTTCAAGCAGAGTTTGGTAAAGCCGGTGGTGATAGCGGTCGTCGTTCATTCATCGAAATGAATGCAACTGAACTCTTCACGGAAGATTTGATCACGCCGCAAGACATGGTGGTAACGCTTTCACACACTGGTTACATGAAGAGTCAGCCATTGAGTGAATACCGCGCACAAAAACGTGGTGGGCGTGGCAAGCAGGCTGCTGCTACCAAGGATGAGGATTGGATCGACACCTTATTCGTAGCCAATACGCATGACGCTATTCTTTGTTTCTCTGACCGTGGCCGCATGTATTGGCTGAAGGTATGGGAGGTTCCCCAGGGTAGCCGTACTTCACGCGGTAAACCCATCGTCAATATGTTCCCATTGATCGAAGGCGAAAAGATCACTGTGATTCTCCCAATTAAGGGTTATCAGGATGACCAATACGTCTTTATGGCAACTAGCTTGGGCACCGTGAAGAAGACCCGTTTGTCTGACTTCTCCAATCCTCGTAAAGCCGGCATTATTGCTGTCGACTTGAATGAGAATGACTTCTTGGTTGGCGCCGCGATTACTGATGGTCAGCATGATGTGATGTTGTTCTCTGACGCTGGTAAAGCAGTGCGTTTTGATGAGAACGATGTACGCCCAATGGGTCGTACTGCACGCGGTGTACGCGGCATGAACTTGGGTGAAGGTCACCAAGTGATTGCAATGTTGGTTGCTCCAGCTGAGGCTGCTGAGGGCGCTGAAGCTGCAGTAGTGGACGCCAATGGTGTTGCGATTCCAAATAGCGTATTAACTGCTACAGAAAATGGTTACGGTAAACGTACGCCTATTACAGAATACACACGTCATGGACGTGGCACTAAGGGCATGATTGCAATTCAGACGTCTGAGCGCAACGGTAAAGTAGTTGCTGCAGCCTTGGTGTCCCCAGAAGATCAAATCATGTTGATTACCACTGGCGGTGTCTTGGTGCGTACACGTGTTTCTGAAATTCGTGAGATGGGTCGTGCCACACAAGGCGTTACCTTGATTAACGTGGATGAAGGCACTCGTTTGTCTGGCTTGCAACGTATTGCTGAAAGCGATTCAGATGATGAAGGTGATGAGGCGGAAGAGGGTGAAATTTCTGCTGATCCATCAACTGATGCGGCAGGTGACGCTTAA
- the ompA gene encoding outer membrane protein OmpA, whose amino-acid sequence MNKTLKLLLASVITVSATAAMASDNWQNGDGHLNWKNGDGTLCWRDNSWTPATAAKGCDGALTAAAGAASGVSQSKITLQADTLYDFNKSDLKPEGKATLDKIAKDLSKIKLEVIIAVGNTDSVGTDAYNMALGQRRAQSVKTYLTSKGVDGSRIYTESKGKSNPVASNATAEGRAKNRRTDIEVVGTAAK is encoded by the coding sequence ATGAACAAAACCCTAAAACTGTTGCTCGCTTCTGTTATTACTGTTTCTGCAACTGCAGCAATGGCTTCTGATAACTGGCAAAACGGCGATGGCCACTTAAACTGGAAAAACGGCGACGGCACATTGTGCTGGCGTGACAACAGCTGGACACCTGCAACTGCTGCTAAGGGTTGTGACGGTGCCTTGACAGCTGCTGCTGGTGCTGCTTCTGGCGTTAGCCAAAGCAAAATCACTTTGCAAGCTGACACACTGTATGACTTCAACAAATCTGACTTGAAACCAGAAGGTAAAGCTACTTTGGACAAGATCGCTAAAGATTTGAGCAAGATCAAGTTAGAAGTCATCATCGCTGTTGGTAATACTGACAGCGTTGGTACAGATGCATACAACATGGCCCTAGGTCAGCGTCGTGCTCAGTCAGTTAAGACTTATCTGACAAGCAAAGGTGTTGACGGTAGCCGCATCTACACAGAATCAAAAGGCAAGAGCAATCCAGTTGCATCCAATGCAACTGCTGAAGGCCGCGCTAAGAACCGCCGTACTGACATCGAAGTTGTTGGTACAGCTGCTAAGTAA
- the ubiG gene encoding bifunctional 2-polyprenyl-6-hydroxyphenol methylase/3-demethylubiquinol 3-O-methyltransferase UbiG, translating into MNVDQSEIAKFSALAHRWWDPHSEFKPLHAINPLRLGWIKSFVSLEGKKVVDIGCGGGILAESISQSGADTTGIDLSEKALKVAELHALEVGANLTYRSISAEALADDQPGQYDVVTCMEMLEHVPDPASVVRACAKLCKPGGTLFFSTLNRSPKSYLFAIIGAEYILKLLPKGTHEYAKFIKPSELLAFTRAADLEMIGIKGLSYNPLTQVYSLNDDVDVNYMIAVRK; encoded by the coding sequence ATGAACGTAGACCAATCTGAAATCGCTAAATTTAGCGCCCTGGCCCATCGCTGGTGGGATCCTCATAGCGAATTCAAGCCTTTGCATGCCATTAACCCCCTTCGGCTTGGTTGGATCAAGTCCTTCGTGAGCTTAGAGGGTAAAAAAGTTGTCGATATTGGTTGCGGTGGCGGCATCCTTGCCGAATCAATCTCTCAATCAGGCGCAGATACCACTGGTATTGATTTATCCGAAAAGGCACTCAAGGTCGCTGAGCTACATGCATTGGAAGTGGGTGCTAACCTCACTTATCGCTCCATCTCAGCTGAGGCGCTAGCAGATGATCAGCCAGGACAATACGACGTAGTGACCTGCATGGAAATGCTTGAGCATGTTCCAGACCCTGCGTCTGTAGTGCGGGCCTGCGCCAAACTTTGTAAGCCAGGCGGCACACTCTTTTTTAGCACTTTGAATCGCAGTCCAAAGTCCTACTTATTTGCCATTATTGGCGCTGAATACATTCTCAAACTTCTTCCCAAGGGCACTCACGAATACGCCAAATTTATTAAGCCTTCAGAACTCCTTGCCTTCACTCGCGCTGCAGACTTAGAAATGATTGGCATCAAGGGCCTTAGTTACAACCCGCTAACTCAGGTATATAGCCTGAATGATGATGTAGATGTGAACTACATGATTGCCGTTCGGAAATGA
- a CDS encoding HAD family hydrolase, with the protein MNGALSPYDGVFFDLDGTLADTAPDLVAATNQLLEARNLAPKPYEFLRPYASAGARGLLEGAFGIAPDHPDFISLRDEFFANYEKALLVHSKLFDGMDHLLEQIEKANLPWGIVTNKSERFTHPLTDLMGLRQRAVSTVSGDTTPHAKPHPEPILHAARIANIDPTKSIYVGDDIRDVIAGKAAGMLTVAAAYGYCGCKEPPEAWGADHIINNPLDLLQIIFPNRG; encoded by the coding sequence ATGAATGGGGCACTAAGCCCCTATGACGGGGTATTTTTTGATCTTGATGGGACCTTGGCGGATACGGCACCTGATCTAGTTGCAGCCACGAATCAACTGCTGGAAGCTCGCAATCTCGCTCCCAAGCCTTACGAATTTTTACGCCCCTATGCGTCTGCCGGCGCGCGCGGCCTTCTCGAAGGGGCCTTCGGTATTGCTCCAGACCATCCTGATTTCATTTCACTACGTGATGAGTTTTTTGCAAACTATGAAAAAGCACTTCTAGTCCACAGTAAATTATTTGATGGCATGGATCACTTACTTGAGCAAATTGAGAAAGCAAATCTTCCTTGGGGGATTGTTACGAACAAGAGTGAACGTTTTACCCATCCACTCACAGATTTAATGGGCTTGCGTCAAAGAGCAGTCTCAACGGTTTCTGGTGACACAACGCCACACGCAAAACCGCATCCAGAACCTATTTTGCATGCTGCCAGAATCGCCAATATCGACCCTACAAAATCAATTTATGTAGGCGACGACATTCGTGATGTGATTGCAGGTAAAGCTGCAGGCATGCTGACCGTAGCTGCTGCATACGGCTATTGTGGTTGCAAAGAGCCCCCTGAGGCCTGGGGAGCTGATCACATCATCAATAACCCTCTCGATTTATTACAAATCATCTTCCCCAATAGGGGATAA